In Aeromicrobium wangtongii, the DNA window AGTCCTTCGGGCTGAACTCGCCGTCCTGCAGGTGTCGTTCGATGTCCTCCAGGCTGTGGCCGGTGAGCTCGGGCAGCAGGCGCCACACGAAGATCCAGGCGGCCACGTTGAACAGGCCGTACAGCCAGAACACCTGGCCCACGCCGAAGGTGTCGATCATCGTGAGCAGCGTCAGGGTGATCAGCAGGTTGGTGCCCCACAGGGTCGCCGACTGGGCGGCGGTGCCGGCGCCGCGCACCGCGAGCGGATAGATCTCCGAGCCGGTCAGCCAGCCCATCAGCTGCAGCCCGCCGGCGTTGAACACCATGAAGACGATCAGGCACGTGACGATGAACGGGATGTTGTCCTTGCCGGCGTGGCCGGTGACGAACAGCGTGCCGAGCACGAACAGGGCGATCGCGGCGCCGGGCACCATGATCAGCGTCAAGCGGCGGCGTCCGACCATGTCGACGATGATCAGGCCGACGATCATCATGATCAGGTAGGTCACGCCGAGCCCGACGCTGACCCGCAGGGCCGCCGTGGTCGAGAAGCCGTTGTCGGTCAGGATCGTCGGCGCGTAGTAGATGATCATCTCGATGCCGGACAGCTGGGTGAAGGCGGCGACACCGCAGCCGACGATCAGCGCCGGACGGACCCACGCCTGACGCAGACCGCTCCAGCCGCGGTGGCTGCGCTTGGTCTCCTTCTTGCGCTTCTCCAGCTCGACGATCTCGCCCATCTCCGCAGAGATGTCGAAGCCGTCGGGGCGGACCCGCTGCAGCACCGCCTCGGCGTCGTCCGTGCGGCCCTGCTTGACCAGCCAGCGCGGGCTCTCGGGGAGGCGCAGCTGGAGGACGAGCATGATCAGGGCGGGCACCGCCGCGGCGCCGATCG includes these proteins:
- a CDS encoding sugar porter family MFS transporter, coding for MSQTKTQDAAQPKMLNGLMLMVAVVSAVSGLLYGYDTGIISGALLQIGDEFDTGHGMEQSIAAGILAGAVVGALACSVLSERWGRHKTILLICVVFIVGSLACSIAPSAILLAAARVLLGFAVGGATQTVPMYVAEMAPAAIRGRLVLCFQLAIGVGIVIATVVGATEKVDWRISIGAAAVPALIMLVLQLRLPESPRWLVKQGRTDDAEAVLQRVRPDGFDISAEMGEIVELEKRKKETKRSHRGWSGLRQAWVRPALIVGCGVAAFTQLSGIEMIIYYAPTILTDNGFSTTAALRVSVGLGVTYLIMMIVGLIIVDMVGRRRLTLIMVPGAAIALFVLGTLFVTGHAGKDNIPFIVTCLIVFMVFNAGGLQLMGWLTGSEIYPLAVRGAGTAAQSATLWGTNLLITLTLLTMIDTFGVGQVFWLYGLFNVAAWIFVWRLLPELTGHSLEDIERHLQDGEFSPKDFEGHAKSKPAGSTA